From the genome of Amylibacter sp. IMCC11727:
CGCCACTGTTTCATTTCAGGGGCAAGGTCGGCGATACGGTTTACGATGGGCATGAGATGTCCTTTTTCCTTACAGCGTACAATGGAACGGGCGCGTTCACCATAGGGAGGTGCGTGTCGGGTGTCTCGTTGCCGCAAGGTCTGACTTTATGAACAAAAAGTTAACCATGACGCGTCATAGACGACGCGTGTTGGGCGACGCGTCGTGGATAACGCGTCTTTCACAACGCGTCTGGGTTAAGGGATTGGAAACTCTTGGGCGCTATGGTGGCGTTAAACGCGCACCCCCAAACCTGAAAAGGACGCTCAGATGCAACACTATCGCCCCGACCGTTTTTCCGCCGCTTATCTTCATTTCAAGGGGGCAGCGGTATGGGAATGGCTCCATCAACCAGACATCCTGATTGTGCTTGAAACCGCCAGTGTTTTGCGTCGGCCTGCCGTCGAAGGATTGTCACCGCATCTGAAAAAGGCATTTCCAGATCTGGTCACTTGTTTGAAGTTTCGCCAGATGGTTGGCCATATGGTGCGCCAAGTCATGGATGGGCAGGGGTATGCCTTGCACCGTTCAAACGTGCGTATTCCTCAATCTGCCAGCATTTATGGGTATGGTAATGTGTATCGCATCCCGCAGGCCGCCTAGGGATCAGCGTTTTGCCGAGTCCAATTGCCGTGTGCTCAGCCCGAGCTTTTTGGCGTATGTTTCACGTGCCGTGATAAGCCGTGGATCATCCGGGGCCATGCCCAATGTGCGGATAAATTCAGAGCGCGACAGCCGATCACGGGTATCCGGGTCGATTTCGGTTCCCATGGCTCGGTCGATGATTTGGCCGCCCCATGACACGTGATAGTTGCGGGTGAAATCTTTGAAATGATGGATGTTGTGGCGCCGTGTGACGGCCACTTCGGGCATGAATTTGCGGATATTGAGGTGCGCGGTCATATGGTACCACTCATATCCCAGAAACGTGGCCACATGCCCCACGAAAACAAAGGCAACTGCCATGGGCAGGGCGCTGTCAAATCCAAGCAGTGCGAAAACGCCCCAGTAGATGAAAAAACCCGCCATGAGAACGGGTAGCATAAACCAGATCGGCACAAAGAACAGTTTCGGATTTGTTGGAAAATCGTGATGGCCATAGTGGCACAGGTACAAAAGGTTAAACAACCGTTGGTTTTTCGGTGGTGGCAGGTGAAAGGT
Proteins encoded in this window:
- a CDS encoding sterol desaturase family protein, with the translated sequence MFADTSALSPRTRAIGLRFRLLYSHASIWIMTCILFGAVWYCATHWSNALILLMLAGVAGQMTTEYNIHRYTFHLPPPKNQRLFNLLYLCHYGHHDFPTNPKLFFVPIWFMLPVLMAGFFIYWGVFALLGFDSALPMAVAFVFVGHVATFLGYEWYHMTAHLNIRKFMPEVAVTRRHNIHHFKDFTRNYHVSWGGQIIDRAMGTEIDPDTRDRLSRSEFIRTLGMAPDDPRLITARETYAKKLGLSTRQLDSAKR